A stretch of Desulfobacter hydrogenophilus DNA encodes these proteins:
- the pyrF gene encoding orotidine-5'-phosphate decarboxylase, protein MQKTAKEYIIFPLDFSSMEAAQSHIRQLDGRVGMFKIGLELFIRQGPAVVEMVRKMSSAGIFLDLKLHDISATVGRAMARVADLEVDLVTVHGASSQKMLGAAVENAGKTKVLAVTLLTDNDADTVRAQGFKDEYVNAPEKLVLLRARMALDAGCAGVVCSGQETAMLKAQFGNGCLTVTPGIRPQWHLTPGDDQKRIVTPAKAVQAGSDYIVIGRPIRNADDPARAAEKVAEEIEAGLSGSAV, encoded by the coding sequence ATGCAGAAAACAGCAAAAGAATATATTATTTTTCCTCTGGATTTTTCCTCCATGGAGGCGGCACAATCGCATATCCGTCAGCTTGACGGTCGGGTGGGTATGTTTAAAATCGGCCTTGAACTATTTATCCGCCAGGGTCCGGCTGTGGTGGAGATGGTTAGAAAAATGTCCAGTGCGGGTATTTTTTTGGATTTGAAACTGCATGATATCTCCGCAACGGTTGGCCGGGCCATGGCCCGGGTGGCGGACCTCGAAGTGGATCTGGTAACAGTACACGGTGCTTCCTCACAAAAAATGCTTGGGGCAGCCGTTGAAAATGCCGGAAAGACCAAAGTGCTTGCTGTTACCCTGCTTACGGACAATGACGCAGATACGGTCCGTGCCCAGGGATTTAAGGATGAATATGTCAATGCCCCGGAAAAGCTGGTGCTGCTGCGGGCCCGCATGGCCCTGGATGCCGGATGTGCCGGTGTCGTGTGCTCAGGGCAGGAAACCGCCATGTTGAAAGCGCAATTCGGTAACGGGTGTCTGACTGTTACGCCGGGGATTCGGCCCCAATGGCACCTGACACCCGGGGATGACCAGAAACGGATTGTTACCCCGGCTAAGGCTGTGCAGGCGGGTTCTGATTATATTGTCATTGGCCGACCCATCCGGAATGCCGATGATCCGGCCCGGGCTGCTGAAAAAGTGGCCGAGGAAATTGAAGCCGGTCTGTCCGGCTCTGCCGTGTAG
- a CDS encoding aspartate kinase — MALRVQKFGGTSVADIERISKVADRVQKAHENKDQMVVVLSAMAGVTNSLISLAGQASKAPDKRELDVLLATGEQTTAALMAMMLKSRGLKAKSFLGFQAGIHTDHMSGKARIRDIDSQNLRDALDEGNIVVVAGFQGADDHGDITTLGRGGSDTSAVAIAASLKADVCEIFTDVDGVYTTDPRICPKARKISRISYDEMLEMAILGAKVLQIRSVEFAKKYNVPVHVRSSFNEEEGTMVVNESKDMESPVVSGVTCDMNEARITFKRVPDQPGISAKVFGALAEAGISVDMIIQNSRTGGETDLTFTVTMDDFERATEISEKVADQIHAGEIKTATEIAKISVIGIGMKSHSGVAAVMFKALAEENINIRMISTSEIRISCVILSKYAELAVRTLHTAFGLDND; from the coding sequence ATGGCGTTACGGGTGCAAAAATTTGGCGGCACATCTGTGGCAGATATCGAAAGGATCTCCAAAGTAGCCGATCGGGTACAAAAGGCCCATGAAAATAAAGACCAGATGGTGGTGGTGCTTTCGGCTATGGCAGGCGTGACAAATAGTCTGATCAGCCTTGCCGGACAGGCCTCTAAAGCCCCGGATAAACGGGAATTAGACGTGCTGTTGGCAACCGGTGAGCAGACCACGGCGGCCTTAATGGCCATGATGCTCAAATCAAGGGGACTTAAAGCTAAATCCTTCTTAGGTTTCCAGGCCGGCATCCATACCGATCATATGTCAGGCAAGGCCAGAATCCGGGATATCGACAGCCAGAACCTGCGTGATGCCCTGGATGAGGGAAATATTGTCGTGGTGGCAGGATTCCAGGGTGCGGACGACCACGGAGACATTACAACCCTGGGCCGAGGCGGGTCCGACACCTCAGCCGTTGCCATTGCCGCATCGCTCAAAGCCGATGTCTGTGAAATTTTCACTGACGTGGACGGGGTATACACAACCGACCCAAGGATCTGTCCCAAAGCCAGGAAAATCAGCAGAATTTCCTATGACGAAATGCTTGAAATGGCCATTCTGGGAGCAAAGGTCCTCCAGATCAGGTCTGTGGAATTTGCAAAAAAATATAATGTGCCCGTACATGTCCGGTCATCATTCAATGAGGAGGAAGGAACCATGGTTGTCAACGAAAGTAAAGATATGGAAAGCCCGGTGGTGTCAGGCGTCACCTGTGACATGAATGAAGCAAGAATTACGTTCAAGCGCGTCCCTGATCAGCCCGGCATCTCAGCCAAAGTTTTCGGTGCCCTTGCCGAAGCCGGTATCTCCGTGGATATGATCATCCAGAACTCCCGCACCGGTGGCGAAACAGACTTGACCTTTACCGTGACCATGGACGATTTTGAGCGGGCAACGGAAATTTCCGAAAAAGTGGCGGATCAAATCCATGCCGGCGAAATAAAAACCGCCACAGAGATTGCTAAAATATCAGTCATCGGTATAGGGATGAAAAGCCATTCCGGCGTGGCTGCGGTGATGTTCAAGGCCTTGGCCGAAGAAAACATTAACATCCGCATGATTTCAACCTCTGAAATCCGTATTTCATGCGTGATTTTGTCCAAATATGCCGAACTAGCCGTCAGGACCCTACATACAGCCTTTGGTTTAGATAATGATTGA
- the tsaE gene encoding tRNA (adenosine(37)-N6)-threonylcarbamoyltransferase complex ATPase subunit type 1 TsaE, which translates to MKEIISQSPEQTQEIARRLGRYIREQHLSCAMALTGDLGCGKTCFVQGLARGLDVEDGYYITSPTFTIMNEYPAGKMRLFHLDLYRLSDPDELDYIGIQDQVGQDSVTVVEWPDLLIETGFIFDLHIHFEFDTNFNRKITFSSSGQAGANLLSNLSLMNNA; encoded by the coding sequence ATGAAAGAAATCATATCCCAAAGCCCGGAACAGACCCAGGAAATAGCCAGACGCTTAGGCCGGTATATCCGGGAACAACACCTAAGTTGCGCCATGGCTCTGACAGGGGATCTTGGCTGCGGCAAGACCTGTTTTGTCCAGGGCCTTGCCAGGGGGCTGGACGTGGAGGACGGGTACTATATCACCAGCCCCACCTTTACCATCATGAACGAATATCCGGCAGGAAAAATGCGTCTTTTCCACCTGGACCTGTACCGGCTTTCAGACCCAGACGAGCTGGATTATATCGGTATTCAGGATCAGGTGGGACAGGACAGCGTCACCGTGGTGGAATGGCCCGATCTTCTCATTGAAACCGGATTTATATTTGATCTTCACATTCATTTTGAATTTGATACCAACTTTAATAGGAAAATAACATTTTCCTCATCTGGACAAGCCGGAGCAAATCTGTTAAGCAATCTATCCTTAATGAATAATGCCTGA
- a CDS encoding NAD(P)H-hydrate dehydratase: MIIVTTKQMQQMDKNTIETFGIPGRVLMENAGRGALEMLSDHFDLEGARVAVVAGRGNNGGDGFVIGRYLMEMGVSVSFFLLSTRDRIQGDARANMDLVLNLLAEHSLSQFIEIPDKESLEAVAEILPDHDLFVDAIFGTGLNSDVRGIYRNVIELINDSGKSVFSVDIPSGINADTGAVCGVAIQADATATFAFAKTGHILYPGNFHTGDLEVIDIGIPGHIAKAQAPDIFLPETHDIAGLIPTRDFNAHKGSSGHLLVLAGSPGKTGAAALCANAAMRTGAGLVTLGVPENLMPVIEPMVIEPMTTALAQTLSGGLDAAALDDIIALLADKAALAIGPGMGTDPGTRELIKSIMSIASIPMVIDADALNCIAKNPDILDTVKAPVILTPHPGEMARLTGKTTADIQRNRMATARNFAEKFKVILVLKGAQTLVACPDGTVFICPTGNPGMACGGMGDVLTGIIAAFLAQNLPPESAALAGVYIHGLCGDLLAEDHAFGFSASDMVAGIPQALNTLLS; encoded by the coding sequence ATGATCATTGTCACCACCAAACAGATGCAGCAGATGGATAAAAACACCATTGAGACCTTTGGCATTCCAGGCCGGGTACTCATGGAAAATGCAGGCCGGGGTGCCCTGGAAATGCTTTCCGACCACTTTGACCTTGAAGGTGCCAGGGTGGCCGTGGTGGCGGGCCGGGGCAACAACGGCGGAGACGGGTTTGTGATCGGACGCTACCTCATGGAGATGGGGGTAAGCGTCAGCTTTTTTCTTTTGTCCACCCGGGACCGGATCCAGGGTGATGCCAGGGCCAATATGGATCTGGTACTGAATCTTCTGGCCGAACATTCCCTGTCACAATTTATTGAAATCCCCGACAAAGAGTCCCTGGAAGCGGTAGCCGAAATCCTGCCGGACCATGATCTGTTTGTGGATGCTATTTTCGGCACAGGGCTTAATTCAGATGTCCGGGGCATTTACCGTAATGTTATTGAACTGATCAATGATTCAGGCAAATCGGTTTTCAGCGTGGACATCCCTTCGGGAATCAATGCAGATACAGGCGCCGTGTGCGGGGTGGCCATCCAGGCTGATGCCACAGCCACCTTTGCCTTTGCCAAGACAGGGCACATTCTGTACCCGGGCAATTTTCACACCGGTGATCTGGAGGTGATAGACATCGGCATTCCGGGCCACATTGCAAAAGCACAGGCTCCCGATATTTTTCTGCCTGAAACCCATGACATTGCAGGTCTGATACCGACCAGGGATTTCAATGCCCACAAGGGCAGTTCGGGTCATCTGCTGGTACTGGCCGGCTCGCCGGGCAAAACCGGGGCTGCGGCATTGTGCGCCAACGCTGCCATGCGAACCGGTGCAGGCCTTGTGACTTTAGGCGTTCCTGAAAATCTCATGCCGGTCATCGAACCCATGGTCATCGAACCCATGACAACCGCGCTTGCCCAGACCCTTTCCGGCGGTCTGGATGCCGCAGCCTTAGATGACATTATTGCACTTTTGGCAGACAAAGCCGCTTTGGCCATAGGACCCGGCATGGGTACGGATCCCGGCACCCGGGAACTGATCAAAAGCATTATGTCCATTGCATCCATACCTATGGTCATTGACGCCGACGCCCTGAACTGCATTGCAAAGAATCCTGACATTCTGGACACGGTCAAGGCCCCGGTGATCCTTACCCCCCACCCCGGTGAAATGGCCCGTCTTACAGGAAAAACCACTGCGGATATCCAACGAAACCGAATGGCAACCGCCCGGAACTTTGCAGAAAAATTCAAGGTTATCCTGGTACTCAAAGGGGCCCAAACCCTTGTGGCCTGCCCGGACGGGACTGTATTTATCTGCCCCACGGGCAACCCCGGCATGGCCTGCGGCGGCATGGGTGATGTCCTCACCGGCATAATCGCCGCATTCCTGGCCCAGAACCTGCCCCCTGAATCCGCTGCCCTTGCAGGCGTTTATATTCACGGGCTGTGCGGGGATCTTCTGGCCGAAGACCACGCTTTCGGGTTTTCGGCATCAGATATGGTGGCGGGCATTCCCCAAGCTTTAAACACACTGTTATCATGA
- a CDS encoding DNA-3-methyladenine glycosylase I encodes MNNIKRCGWVTSDPLYIRYHDTEWGVPVHDDRKIFEFLILEGAQAGLSWLTILKRRQGYFNAFCEFDPGKVARFSEADIQKRLQDPGIIRNKLKVRSAVTNAQAFLKIQEEFGSFDAYAWRFVDGEPITNHYTSQDQVPATSSQSDAFSKDLYKRGFKFTGSTIIYAHMQATGMVNDHLVFCFRYKEVMA; translated from the coding sequence ATGAACAATATTAAACGTTGCGGCTGGGTGACCAGTGACCCTTTATATATCCGTTACCATGATACGGAATGGGGGGTGCCGGTTCACGATGACCGAAAAATTTTTGAATTTCTCATTCTGGAAGGGGCTCAGGCAGGGTTATCCTGGCTGACGATTCTCAAACGCCGCCAGGGATATTTCAATGCTTTTTGTGAGTTTGACCCTGGAAAGGTAGCCCGGTTCAGTGAGGCCGATATTCAAAAGCGGCTGCAAGACCCCGGCATCATCAGAAATAAACTTAAGGTCCGGTCTGCGGTTACCAATGCCCAGGCATTCTTAAAGATTCAGGAAGAGTTCGGTTCCTTTGACGCCTATGCCTGGCGGTTTGTGGACGGGGAACCCATCACCAACCACTATACCAGCCAAGACCAGGTTCCGGCTACGTCCAGTCAGTCCGACGCATTTTCAAAAGACTTATATAAGCGTGGGTTTAAATTTACCGGGTCCACCATCATCTATGCCCACATGCAGGCCACGGGCATGGTGAACGATCACCTGGTGTTCTGCTTCAGATATAAAGAGGTAATGGCCTGA
- a CDS encoding N-acyl amino acid synthase FeeM domain-containing protein — protein MNLSSILLNSFVPYLPMNFRKRIIRGALPDFRTNLENVSFCEASSVEDYMSCFKLLHDVYVDAGFIQPSSIPLRIIPHHSDPESRVFMACLTDNQAENTPIYTASIFPDNEQGLPMDTGFKQQVDVLRNQDRRLVEVGCLASDPLYRKGNKNIPMLGNRMLVSYAINTIRADDLLITTHPKYLKIYEDILLFEKIGQIPSFSYVNNNPAVALRLNLKTARRRFKKVYAKKPKEKNLYHFFFESGATPIDLSSEGDKETKRYYGSDMIKRVLNKAYSFPWIPHIDDMVSLS, from the coding sequence ATGAACCTATCAAGTATACTATTGAACTCGTTTGTGCCTTATCTGCCGATGAACTTCAGAAAAAGAATCATCCGTGGTGCCCTTCCTGATTTTCGAACCAACTTGGAGAACGTCTCTTTTTGTGAGGCATCCAGCGTCGAAGATTATATGTCCTGTTTTAAGTTACTACATGATGTTTATGTAGACGCTGGGTTTATTCAGCCGTCCTCTATCCCATTGAGAATTATTCCGCACCACTCCGATCCTGAATCCAGGGTGTTTATGGCGTGCTTGACAGATAATCAGGCTGAAAATACGCCTATATATACGGCCAGTATATTTCCAGATAATGAACAAGGCCTTCCCATGGATACAGGATTTAAACAGCAGGTGGACGTGTTAAGAAACCAGGATCGACGCCTTGTTGAAGTCGGTTGTCTGGCATCAGATCCCTTATATCGGAAAGGAAATAAAAATATTCCCATGCTTGGCAACCGTATGCTCGTGTCGTATGCGATTAACACCATTCGTGCGGATGACTTATTAATTACGACTCATCCCAAATATTTAAAAATTTACGAAGATATCCTTTTATTTGAGAAGATCGGACAGATTCCCTCCTTTTCCTATGTAAACAATAACCCAGCCGTAGCCCTTCGGTTAAATTTGAAAACGGCTCGCCGAAGATTTAAAAAAGTTTATGCCAAAAAGCCAAAAGAAAAAAATCTGTACCACTTCTTTTTTGAGTCCGGAGCAACCCCCATCGACCTGTCGTCGGAAGGGGACAAGGAGACTAAAAGATATTATGGGTCTGATATGATAAAACGTGTTCTTAATAAGGCATATTCTTTCCCCTGGATCCCGCATATAGACGATATGGTGTCCCTTTCTTAG
- a CDS encoding ABC transporter ATP-binding protein/permease translates to MTPSDISGFSRLDLNLWKEYLDIAQEFWLPQSLKSRTRFIVLLCLLMAFVASILFLFVTVTTTATHAFAPEFVTQNAPGLMDWIQGIIHSKLIWMLAAGFIIPALVFSLYSKKLKGFFLPWGILGILLLLSFTVSGLNVIISYVGRFFQTALAQKDQPTFWRFLYVYASVFVIGTPIVVIYSYIRKKLGLFWREWITTGFIDSYLKNRAYYALTTSKEIDNPDQRLAEDLKEFTVTSLNFLLIILGAVIDLVAFTGILWSISRLLSGILFVYAFCGTLITIFIGKRLVGLNYNQLRKEADFRYGLIHIRDNAESIAFYQGEKGEKEQISKRFKAVLKNFNFLIGWQRNLDFFTTGYNYLVIILPAMIVAPMYFAGKVEFGEISQASFAFGQVLGAFSIIVQYFDSISAFAAGINRVSTFKNRLFTASGSKTSENGSGWTRIQRVAKETIRVQNLTLQTPDYKRTLIQNLSLDLDKGTNILIMGHSGAGKSSLLRGIAGLWASGSGTIEHPPADKVMFLPQKPYMVLGSLREQLQYPSGTPLDDDRIKAVMEKVNLTDLYQKMQRAAGDNSFMDAENNWEEVLSQGEQQRLAFARLLTTKPEFAILDEATSALDVDNEKALYNTLSQLDITYISVGHRPTLKAYHDKILFIEGDGGWDIRETIVQ, encoded by the coding sequence ATGACGCCCAGTGACATCTCCGGTTTCTCAAGGCTGGATCTGAATTTATGGAAAGAATACCTGGATATTGCACAGGAGTTCTGGCTACCCCAAAGTCTTAAAAGCCGAACACGTTTTATTGTGCTGCTGTGTCTTTTGATGGCCTTTGTGGCATCTATTCTTTTTTTGTTCGTTACCGTCACCACAACGGCCACCCACGCCTTTGCGCCTGAGTTTGTCACCCAAAACGCGCCGGGGCTGATGGACTGGATCCAGGGTATTATCCACTCAAAACTAATCTGGATGTTGGCTGCCGGATTTATTATTCCGGCCCTGGTCTTTTCCCTCTATTCAAAAAAGCTAAAAGGGTTCTTTTTACCCTGGGGCATTCTTGGAATTCTTCTTTTACTCTCATTCACGGTGTCAGGGCTGAATGTCATCATAAGCTATGTAGGTCGTTTTTTCCAAACCGCCCTTGCCCAGAAGGACCAGCCCACATTCTGGCGGTTTCTCTACGTATATGCCTCGGTGTTTGTGATCGGCACCCCCATTGTGGTGATTTACTCATACATCAGAAAAAAACTGGGGCTGTTCTGGCGGGAGTGGATCACCACCGGTTTCATTGACAGTTATCTTAAAAACCGGGCCTACTATGCCCTGACCACCAGCAAGGAGATTGACAACCCGGATCAGCGGCTGGCCGAAGATTTAAAAGAGTTCACGGTCACCAGTTTAAATTTTCTGCTGATTATCTTGGGCGCCGTGATTGATCTTGTGGCCTTTACCGGCATTTTGTGGTCCATTTCCAGGCTTTTGTCCGGCATCCTTTTCGTGTATGCTTTCTGCGGCACCCTGATCACCATATTTATCGGCAAACGCCTGGTGGGGCTCAATTACAACCAGCTGCGCAAGGAAGCCGATTTCAGGTACGGCCTGATCCACATCCGGGATAATGCCGAATCCATTGCCTTTTACCAGGGAGAAAAAGGAGAAAAGGAACAAATCTCCAAGCGGTTCAAGGCGGTGCTGAAAAATTTTAATTTTCTCATTGGTTGGCAGCGGAACCTTGATTTTTTCACCACCGGTTACAATTACCTGGTCATTATCCTGCCGGCCATGATTGTGGCCCCCATGTACTTTGCAGGCAAGGTGGAGTTCGGCGAAATTTCCCAGGCATCATTTGCCTTTGGGCAGGTATTGGGCGCCTTTTCCATTATTGTCCAGTATTTTGACAGTATCAGCGCCTTTGCCGCCGGTATCAACCGTGTATCCACGTTTAAGAACCGGCTCTTTACGGCGTCCGGATCCAAAACGTCGGAAAACGGCTCGGGGTGGACCCGAATTCAACGTGTTGCCAAAGAAACCATCCGGGTGCAAAATCTCACCCTGCAAACCCCTGATTATAAACGCACCCTGATCCAAAACCTGAGCCTTGACCTTGACAAGGGCACAAATATCCTGATCATGGGTCATTCCGGTGCCGGTAAAAGTTCTCTGCTGCGGGGCATCGCAGGGCTCTGGGCTTCTGGCTCCGGCACCATTGAACATCCCCCGGCGGACAAGGTCATGTTCCTGCCCCAGAAACCGTATATGGTGCTGGGCAGCCTGCGGGAACAGCTCCAGTACCCCAGCGGCACCCCTTTGGACGATGACCGAATCAAGGCGGTCATGGAGAAGGTAAATCTCACGGACCTGTACCAGAAAATGCAGCGTGCAGCCGGGGACAACTCTTTTATGGATGCGGAAAATAATTGGGAAGAGGTGCTTTCCCAGGGCGAACAGCAACGCCTGGCTTTTGCAAGGCTGTTGACCACAAAACCTGAGTTCGCCATTCTGGATGAAGCCACCTCTGCTCTGGACGTAGACAATGAAAAGGCGTTGTACAATACTTTGTCACAACTGGATATCACCTACATCAGCGTGGGCCACCGCCCCACTCTGAAGGCCTATCACGATAAAATCCTATTCATAGAGGGTGACGGCGGATGGGATATCCGGGAGACGATAGTCCAATAA
- a CDS encoding sugar phosphorylase, giving the protein MNNTTLKAPACLLDKVRTHLEIIYPGQDTDKLTQKAISLFEPIHESLDDSCASATHLWSEKDIALLTYGNSLVEEENRPLRTLDRFLKKFTNNRFSIVHILPFFPYSSDDGFAVMDYYTVNPSLGDWEDIRKISERCRLMSDLVVNHTSSRSWWFENFKKGVHPGKDYYVTVDPQSDLSQVIRPRTTPLLREVATPDGPRHVWCTFGHDQVDLNFKNPDVLMEFLSIIRHYLDNGVQIFRLDAVAFLWKEVCTTCLHLGQTHKIIKLMRILIQAHNPRAIIITETNVPARENLSYFGIGDEAQVIYNFPLPPFLLNTMVTGNSKGITDWLKTMPDTMENTTCLNFIASHDGIGLRPVEDYFSRQEKTQLIDLMKAFGGKISTRALNDHKDNPYEINISLWDAMKGTVHCRENHYQIERFICAHTIMLGLKGIPAIYIHSLLGTENDYERRENLQSNRAVNRHIWNYPDLCAKLVNPDDHHHQVFFALCALVDKRKQQPAFHPDAGQITFNINRKIVAFQRRAAEAGKTQGLFCIHNITDQAVTIPRKDLPEQWQRAGVDLISEKTVQLDTGLSLAPYQSMWITVT; this is encoded by the coding sequence ATGAACAATACCACCCTTAAGGCACCGGCCTGTCTGCTTGACAAGGTCAGGACCCACCTTGAAATCATTTATCCCGGACAGGATACAGACAAACTGACCCAAAAGGCCATTTCCCTTTTTGAACCCATTCATGAATCCCTGGATGATAGCTGTGCTTCAGCCACCCATCTGTGGTCCGAAAAGGACATTGCTCTGCTCACCTACGGCAATTCCCTTGTGGAAGAAGAGAACCGGCCCCTAAGAACCCTTGACCGATTTCTGAAAAAATTTACCAATAACCGGTTCTCCATTGTCCATATCCTGCCTTTTTTTCCCTATTCCTCGGATGACGGGTTTGCGGTGATGGATTATTACACGGTGAACCCGAGCCTGGGGGATTGGGAAGACATACGCAAGATTTCCGAACGCTGCAGGCTTATGTCTGATCTTGTGGTCAATCATACCTCATCCCGGAGCTGGTGGTTTGAAAATTTCAAAAAAGGTGTCCACCCGGGAAAGGATTATTATGTGACTGTGGACCCGCAAAGTGATCTGTCCCAGGTGATACGGCCCCGGACAACGCCTCTGCTGCGGGAAGTGGCCACACCGGACGGCCCCCGGCACGTCTGGTGCACCTTCGGACATGACCAGGTGGACCTGAATTTTAAAAACCCGGACGTCCTCATGGAATTTTTATCCATTATCCGCCATTACCTGGATAATGGGGTACAGATATTCCGGCTAGACGCCGTAGCGTTTCTGTGGAAAGAAGTTTGCACCACATGTCTGCACCTGGGCCAGACCCATAAAATTATTAAACTCATGCGCATCCTAATCCAGGCCCACAACCCCAGGGCCATCATTATCACGGAAACCAATGTGCCGGCCCGGGAAAATCTATCCTATTTCGGCATAGGCGACGAAGCCCAGGTGATTTACAATTTTCCGTTGCCCCCATTTTTGCTCAACACCATGGTCACAGGCAACAGCAAAGGAATTACAGACTGGCTGAAAACCATGCCCGACACCATGGAAAATACAACCTGCCTGAACTTTATCGCCTCCCACGACGGCATTGGGTTGCGGCCGGTGGAAGACTATTTTTCCCGCCAGGAGAAGACACAACTCATTGATCTGATGAAGGCATTTGGAGGCAAAATTTCTACCCGGGCGCTCAATGACCACAAGGACAATCCTTACGAGATTAATATCAGCCTGTGGGATGCCATGAAAGGAACGGTTCATTGCCGGGAGAATCATTACCAAATCGAACGGTTTATCTGTGCCCACACCATCATGCTGGGTCTCAAGGGCATCCCGGCCATTTATATCCACAGCCTGCTGGGCACGGAAAATGATTATGAACGCAGGGAAAATCTGCAGTCCAACCGGGCCGTCAACCGTCATATCTGGAACTACCCGGATCTGTGTGCAAAGCTGGTCAACCCCGACGACCACCACCACCAGGTATTCTTTGCCCTTTGCGCCCTTGTGGACAAACGGAAACAGCAACCGGCCTTTCACCCGGATGCCGGGCAGATCACCTTTAACATAAACCGAAAAATTGTGGCATTCCAACGCAGAGCGGCTGAAGCCGGCAAAACCCAAGGCCTGTTCTGCATTCACAACATCACAGACCAGGCTGTCACCATTCCCCGAAAAGACCTGCCCGAACAGTGGCAACGGGCAGGTGTGGATCTGATATCAGAAAAGACTGTACAGCTTGATACGGGGCTATCTCTTGCCCCTTACCAATCCATGTGGATCACAGTGACATAA
- a CDS encoding glycosyl transferase yields the protein MGDFHQNGIITILHNLSRQPAEELESQLNEFSKKRPLGLVLPSLFSELEGPALAHIVDELAKVTYLDQIVIGLDRATEDQYRHALKFFSRLPQHHRILWNDGPRLRAIDKKLATMELSPTEPGKGRNVWYCFGYVLASGMVDAVALHDCDILTYERSLLARLIYPVAHPDFTYKFCKGYYARFAESKVNGRVSRLLVSPLLSALKKICSSSESLDYLESFRYPLAGEFSMDTDVLEDLRMPTDWGLEVGILYEMKRNYSLNRICQVDIADTYDHKHQPLSLNDVDVGLSKMSIDIAKAIFKKLATEGEVFTSETFRTIKATYYRQALDFVEIYHNDALMNGLNLDRHKEEKAVELFAENILAAGNNFLEEPNITPFIPAWNRIKSAFTDIMDELKDAVEKDYEQYHP from the coding sequence ATGGGCGATTTTCATCAAAACGGTATTATCACCATATTACACAACCTCTCCCGGCAACCGGCAGAAGAACTGGAATCCCAGCTCAATGAATTCTCAAAAAAACGGCCCCTGGGCCTGGTGCTGCCCTCTCTTTTTTCCGAGCTTGAGGGGCCTGCCCTGGCCCATATTGTGGATGAACTTGCCAAGGTCACCTATCTGGATCAAATTGTTATCGGTCTGGACCGGGCCACGGAAGATCAGTATCGGCATGCGTTAAAATTTTTTTCCCGCCTGCCCCAGCACCACCGTATCCTCTGGAACGACGGGCCACGGTTGCGGGCCATTGATAAAAAACTGGCAACAATGGAGCTTTCACCCACGGAACCTGGCAAGGGCAGAAACGTCTGGTATTGTTTCGGATATGTGCTGGCGTCAGGCATGGTGGATGCCGTGGCATTGCACGACTGCGACATTTTAACCTATGAGCGGTCCCTTCTGGCCCGGCTGATCTATCCTGTGGCCCATCCCGACTTTACCTATAAATTCTGCAAGGGCTATTATGCGCGCTTTGCCGAGTCCAAGGTCAATGGCCGGGTGAGCCGGCTTTTGGTATCGCCTTTGTTATCCGCTTTGAAAAAAATCTGTTCATCATCCGAGTCCCTGGATTATCTGGAAAGTTTCAGGTATCCCCTGGCCGGAGAATTTTCCATGGACACCGATGTGCTTGAAGATCTACGCATGCCAACGGACTGGGGGCTTGAGGTGGGTATTTTGTACGAGATGAAACGAAATTACAGTCTTAACCGAATCTGCCAGGTGGACATTGCCGACACCTATGATCACAAGCACCAACCATTAAGTCTTAACGATGTGGATGTAGGTCTTTCCAAAATGAGCATTGACATTGCCAAGGCTATCTTTAAAAAACTGGCCACAGAAGGTGAGGTTTTTACCTCTGAAACCTTCCGGACCATTAAGGCCACCTATTACCGCCAGGCCCTGGATTTTGTGGAGATCTACCACAATGATGCATTAATGAACGGGCTGAACCTGGACCGCCACAAGGAAGAAAAGGCCGTGGAACTGTTTGCTGAAAATATCCTGGCCGCCGGGAATAATTTCCTTGAAGAGCCTAACATAACGCCGTTTATCCCGGCCTGGAACCGGATTAAATCCGCTTTTACCGACATTATGGATGAATTAAAAGACGCGGTTGAAAAAGACTATGAACAATACCACCCTTAA